In Pararge aegeria chromosome 7, ilParAegt1.1, whole genome shotgun sequence, the DNA window TTGTTGGCCATTTTTTCACGTTGCATGTTGTGGTACTTAACGTTATGCTCGTAGAACGATTGGATTATGTTGGTGGCGAGAGAGACTTGGGCGGCGGGGTGCGCCGGGGGTATCGGTCAGAATTTCAGGTCCTGTAACATGGTGGAAGGAAAAACATTCTTACTACAGATTTTGACAAACTCCCTGATGCAATGTCAACGATCCGGTCAGATAGGATCTCCAACAACAATGGTAATGATAAAAAGGGTATCATTGTTGCACGAGCAGatgtgaaatataaaatttagaataataaagaaaaaatgatgtgatatcataaaatataaaagtttactTAGTAAAGCCAAGTATTTaccaaatttcttttattttaataaaatgcataGATACAGTCTTATGTTATTGTTCAGTGACACACACACGTGAGTCTAGAGCGGTGGGGTGACGGCATAGGCGATCGTCATGCCATTTTCGGTGATGGAATCAgagttaaagattttaaagtaagATTTTCATGGTTAATTAACGATATTATATTAcggtggtatgtacccgttgaactatttttttaagaaatggaAACAGAGTGTCATTTCCCGTGACATCATAAGGCAATCCTTTGCACTGATGGCATAAGTGTCATGTCGTTTCCCGTGACGACACCAGGGAACGTCGTGCTGTTTACCGTGACGACATAAAAGGGTGTGTCTTTCGAATATCGTTTGCCATAACGGCATAAGAGAGCGTCATGTCGTTTAATCTGACGGGATAACGTTATGCGTTAtgtcgtttggaaccctcgtagctttagtttgaagttctctatatattataagtatttatgtatattattcataaaaaatattcatcaattacgagtaccttagtacccataacacaagctacgctcactttgggactagatggcgatgtgtgtattgtcgtagtatatttatttatttattatatttatatatggttttaataaattaattaaaaaaaaaagaaagttgacgaatttagttatcgctatcaactcactcctatgacatattttacatgtaatgtacgcatcaaaagtgccatctatgtgcctatttggataaagaaatatttgactttgactttgaacttgatcccgttaccatcttagtctgcacAGCACAgttgcaggtgagattgcagtctcaAGTctgggctaacttgcagtggtataaaaaaataataataaaaaaaccttgatAGCTTGCGGCAGGTCTGGCAGGCGCATATCCCTCAGCTGTTGTGGCAGGTTCATGCTCTTGACAGCAGACACGGCCCTGGCAGGCGCCGCTGATATACCCGCCTGCAACAAGACGAGTGTTAAGGTGAGTTTTAGAAGTacagtggacccccggtagtccggcccctgtctaatccggcgccccctgtaatccgacatggtctattatttattattgaatacgtaTTCGCTAAGCATGATTGAACAAGTTACAACTTGTACGCACCATCACTATTGTGGTCGGATTACaaggtactcttttgtaaaaaaatccggactatagggggtcttaggcagtactctataatccgacgaattcgatagttcgacactgccctgcaaaatgtttgtcggaCTACCGGGTTTCCACTATATAGTGAGTTTTTGGAAGtgcaaaatgaaaatgaaatgtatcgttaaaatatttatcagtcaacAATAGTGTTGGGAACACTCAAgtgagttataaaataaaattcgtgTCTCAGTATACCACCTCTCCTTCGTATAAAATTTATCTTTCTCAAAAACTAAAGCAAAATTTAGGGGGGCGTTGCGTTGTAAGTTATGATCTTCTGATGATGTttaggtttgttttaaatgttaaacaagAATCACTTTACTccgatatttacaatattgtttagagCCGATAAGAAATACAATAACATCGTTTTACATTGATTGACACGACTGGTGCACGAATCCAATAGCGAACTGCCGGCAGGCGGTTATCTTACCGACTACCCACATGCGAACGACGACGTCTTAAAACCAGTGGGGAGTTTGTGCGTTTCAACTGCGAGATCGGTATGAACTATTTTTGAATTACACCGGTAGGTACgatcgtaaatgtaagtttgtgaatgttgatatgttcaaattgttattagtgttaagttatatttgtatgtaaagtatttaggttaattattattataatataagtattttgtttatatattgttatcagactttacaataatatctaaatttatgaagttatactacttttggcgcgttagggaaaatttATGCGATGCaagcgcacaccgtcacaaaaaaccgacaccctgaagttagctgtaaggtttgacagtgtacactttcaattgtcaaagtctacgGACTCATTCCGGctatttaattgattttgaaTCAATGTACAAAAATTGTCTaaagaaggcctggccgaagaagaatatcatggcttttaacacattcttaaaAGTTATGCATTGGTATGTCCAACATTACCTTGcagtgtttgtagtgactctaataACGGTTCGGAAAGAAGATTCCACTAGATTCCACACAaagaaaagccggcaagaaactcagcagattgctctttcccaacatcaTTTAATGGTTTAACATCTTTagaatgtttcttttttgtgagagatgagagaagaacggcctgcttccaagcggCCTTgacgttaaggaattcatcaaacgCGTAGTAACCACAAtaggttaaatgtgttttaatatattgtttaaacttaggtaaaggtagatctaatattctatcggtatcatgttataaaagcatatacccatccccacaaaggatttctgtacttttctcagacgatatgcagatatcactatattatgtccgtttctagtatagtatagtgtctttttgtttataattacttatgttttgtttaataagattatgttattataaatatactgcgaggctactgtaagtatacctaaaaatatatttatacattgcacctcctctttttttccttttacgccattggttgtctggaagaaatcgctatgtagcgataaggccaccaaattgtactctcttgatatgtatttatatctctgcaactactttttttctttggtgtacaataaaagggtattcattaattcatttattcacctatttctttaaatttcttttttatttttgtacactgCGACTAacaatgtataatattttggcaTGTGTATGTTTGTccctaaaaatagtttttcgaGCTCACCTCAGCCTTCTGCATTTTATTTTGCTCCTGCAGCCTGCAGAGGATGTCCGCCATGTTGGTTTGCAGCACCATTCCGCCCATCACTAGCTCATCCAGCACTTGGTGCGCCGCGTCCGCGTGGAAGATCAGGTCGAGCTCGCACACGTTCTCGAAGCACTTGTCCAAAGTCTCCACAAATACCTTAAATATAtatgcaacgtgtaactgaataacgaaataatgttgaaggatgcataagtatatttcaatttcaaattcaaaatttctttattcatgtaggcctatcacaggcacttatgaagcgttcatacatacatgtttacataattgtaaggggatggtgataaattcgttcgccaacttaaacctaaagctacgagggttccaaatgcgccctggtctaagaagagcccacaacaaacttagccgggtaattttttaaCGATTAGGGATAcgagtttaaaatataaccAGGGCCCGTATGGAACTCTCGTAACTTTACTttgaagtttacgaatgtagttatcaccatcactactcactactgtGTACTGTGTCACTACTGTGTGTTTTTTTTGGTATGTAATGGAAAAAAgagccatctatgtgcctatttgaatcaaggaatatttgactttgactataactgcccctaacaggttagcccgttacaataTGCTATTATGCATCATCACGTAGGAGCTAGCTTACAGTGGaatcaaaaaaaatgtatatttaccTGTATAAGATCCAGAATCCCCAATTCACTCTCCGAGGAGTCCACACAGAATACGAAGTACAGAGTGGCGTAGTGCCTGTAAATTAGCTTGTAGTCTGATCCACCGATGAGGCTGTAAtggaaaatgttaaatttattaatgaactAATCACATATCACTTTGTCTGAACGGTTTACAGTATAATAGGGTTGAGAGCGAAatcaatactaaaaataaaacagtacaaCCGTTTTTGTATAGCCTTTGTTTATTGGTATCAAAGAACGCCTAGCCAAACACCCCAACCATCTTGCTAGCTCACTATTAGTAGCTCCACGTATGAAATGCCTAACGTGTTGACGTGCTCGACAATTGACGGACGGTTGAGCGATGGTCCCTCGTCTGTAACTGCCAATAACTCACCCTATAGATTgcagatatagatatatattaaaaaaaaaaaaaaaaaatatttggaaatatTGTTTTGTGTGTTACATCTAGCAAGCCATGGGCTCCCTAACTATCATGGGGATGACGTCACATGGATTAAATAAAACAGATTAGCTGCTTCTGCCACATGCCAATGTTGTAGTAACCTCACATCGGCCCGCACATTGTGTTGTTTAGTTGAAAGTTTGGTTCAAACACCATTGtagtttctgtttttgtttaacCCTCTGCTGTGGCTCATATAACTTGTGCCTATGTTATTTTCTAACCTCTAAACAaccacaatgaaaaaaaaagcatgttgATTGCTTGCTGATTTGTGAAAAGACAAAAACAATTCTATACCATGGAAACCATTCAGGTTTCCAggttaaaagtagcctatgttatatgtgcttttcagtgtctgggtatttatctgtatattataagtatttatgtaaactattcataaaaatattcatcagtcatcttagtacccataacacaagctacgcttactttggggctatgtgtgtatttatttatttattcagttctATGATTGAGACAACATAACACACATCACAACAAAcaaaacatccatccaaactgttgattttataatatatgtatagatttatttagttaCGTATAAACCACAATACAGGGTATATTAGACAGTACATATTGTTTGCTATTTGGGAATATATGATTTCTCTATTTTCTCAGGTTTAATCTGGTGGTTCCAGcctttaccaccctaccaacaaattatagatagatagatatatataatatcacaaAAACCAGACCATAATAGTTCGGTCAGGCCAATAAATTGTTGAAAAATTCTCACTGGTGTTCTCTGTGTTGTTCTTAAGAGAGCTTGTAAGACCTCAGTCAGTTCAAttcttcaattttatattttaaaaacctaaGAAAATTACGTACCTGCCTCCTTCAAGGAAATTGCAAACATTGTCATCCCTTTTGGATACCAACTGGAACGTTTCCTTTATTATCTGCTGCTGCATATCTTCATTCTGCAAACAAGGTTTTCTTGACAAACACTGATACTTAAAGAGCTACCCTAACAACTGAGCCATAAAGTGCAATTTGTTAAGACACACCACTGTTCACAGTATATTTACCTACACTGTATCTATCACCTGCCGCCTATTAACGTACCACTGCTGGGTACAATCCTTGGTTGTtgagttttagagcatagacccatcatTCTGATGCAACTCAACTTGGTATGCTACACCGTTAAACCTCAACACTAGTGACGGAAGGTGAGTTAGAAAACCTAGCTTCCTTTTTTAATTCGCTTAGTTATAGTGGTAGTTAAATTAATCtaggaatatttttaaaatttaagtctAAAAATAGTTCTTTTGTTCGTTCGTCTGCCAGAATAAAACACTTACACCTTTGATAAGGTATATTGATCATCTTTCTACACGTAAGcagtaaaatattcaaataaacaatcataaaattaaatcaataaaagctTTCACTTACGAAATATTGATAGAACTTTGATAACCTAGGTTTCCCATGGTTATTGAATACTAGAATCGCTTTAATCATTGTGCTAGATATtgttttacttaatatttatgctACCTGTTACTTCATTTAGAATTCTACAATATACAATGATAACAAATAGAGGATTTTTTGAAAACCAACAATCGATTGACGATTTGTGAAGTTGAAAATTCGCTAAGTTGTTAGTTGACgtttactttttttactttgacaatTTGAGACTTGACACATTGTTCCTAACTTGACAGTGACTGTATCGTTGTCTTTGACCAAAAATGCAATGGCgttctgtaattttttgtaataaaaaaaggtttttatctaagctttttgctttatttattatttatttattaaaaatttaatttttaataaataaattataaatacagcGTACTTGTATAAAACATCACTAtctctaatatatttttatttatcctaATCTGTGGTTTAGCAACTTGCTCCCAAACTTTTCATCTGCGTCTGTCCCACTGAACGATATTACTTGACCTGTCCATATCTATTATCTATGGTACGTGCGTTTCGCTCGAGCGGCTGTGTGCTTCGCGACTCGCGAGTGTCATAAATAGaaaattcgtaaaaaaaaaccaaatggtTATCGTGTGAAACAAActgtatttgttttcatttgtgtttatttttacatgaaCTGTTGAATGGGATTATATCAAGAAACCGGCGACGATTATTTCTATGTATACAGGTCAGTGGTTTTAATAGAATGTCTGTGTCTTTATTTGGGTGCCGGACCGCCGCTCCAGTGGTATCAATTGGCTAAACTACCGCTTAGATCTCGTGGCTAAGGTAATACACTTTCGCCATATTAGTAGCAAACACACGAGCTTTGCATTATTCTCTCTTATTGACATTACGCGCGTAAATATAACGCTGCCATACGGTCTACGTTTTGTATTAGTAAGTAGATTCAACTATTAAAACTGCATTAGTAATGTTGGAAATAGTGAACAACCCTTCTTGTGTACAAATTGTATGCGATCTATTCTTGTAACATTTGTTTTTCAAACAATAACATTACTTTTGGATAAAGCCtcattggtttagtggttagcatatttgACTGCGAATCATGAGTCGTGGATTTGATTCTGGAATCGAGCCGTCAAGCTGTTTTTAACACATCAACAAGTAATAATAGTTACAGCACACCAAGCCATTTTGGTGGGTGTAAGCTCTTGCTGTGCCCATTATAACATTACCAGCCAAGCCAAGAattatctttaatattttacaatttccTCATTGAAATAAAGAAGCAGTTTTTGAGATAAAGGCTTTAATATTCCTACTATATTACATTCAAAAGCATTTATCTACACAGTTAAAGAATTTCATATGATGTACTCTTAAATACCTTTATAAAGTGTTGATATCAGTGCCCTGTTTGGGTTTGCCCATGTGTTTCTCCGCATGCATTTGTTTACCTTGATAAAGAAATAGTCTATGATTCTCTTGCTCTTTATCAAGTAGCCTGTTACACTATTACTGTTACTGCATTGCTGATTTTAGTCTATGACCCTACAGCAGTGGCATGcgacagggtatgcagatgatataaaattaatgaaaacctccagtacgagttataaataaggataggcattgtaaaagttataaaaaacctacccttaagtatttatatctcatactgtagattttcttcattttatatcatctgcatgacCTGTGCATCCCCTCTATGCCACAGCCATGCTGTGGGAATTGCTAATGTAtgttccaattttttttataaagtaccAAATCACGTGAGTCATTAGTTTTTCACTGTGTTGCACTCAAATCCTGATTGGACCATAACTTTTTAGGCATTGCATATTTTTCGATAAGAATTCTCAACATCGGGCACTGGAGCAGTACGGTTGGTGTGTACTCTAAAACCGTCTTTCCTATGAAAGAACCTAttcctgtgcccagcagtgagacTTTAATAGTCTGTGAATTAtgaactaccatacccctaacggGTAAAGGAATCAAATATctctcaatttaaaaaaatatgcgtCGATAATACTCATGTAATTGTTTTTACTTGAATATTTagacaaatttattaattacttgtATTGCATGCTTCGAATTATAGCTATAAGACCTCTTTCATTCAACAAAATACTTATCTTTCCAATAAAATTTGATTGATTGGGTGATGGAAAGAATGTTAAATCCTTCTAGGCAATTAAGCAACAGGTCAATTTCATTTTTTGAGTAGagaataatgtttaaaataccTGAAGAGTGCTCATGTGAATGTTTCAGATTTGTGATAACTTATATGTAAAACTGTACACTTGTAaggatatatatttacttattttacattaataattattaagacaCAAATCTGAATTGAACTGGCCGCTTTTAaaagtgaaatttaattttatatttacaaattaatattattgtaattagcACCAATTTTAAAGACTgctttaaaatttgtttacaaaaataaacttccTTTAGGAATATCTATTGACCCACTAACAATGTCAAGTAAGAAACAACCTTTTATGAATATGAAGGTGTACAAGGTGTAAGTCAAAacattgttcatattattctaTATAAGTTTCTCCCCCACTTCTGCTAGTTAGAATCAGTCTTCGCAACAGTCTGAACTGTACAGATTGCAATTGCTTTTATGAACTAGGCTtactagataaataattatagaattaagTGTTCCACACCAGAAATTTCTCTTAGTAAAACATATAATAGTCATTCACTTATTTTTAGCAGCAATTTATGATCATAATCacattatttgcattaaacTTTAGATATAGAAAG includes these proteins:
- the LOC120625231 gene encoding AP-3 complex subunit sigma-2 — encoded protein: MIKAILVFNNHGKPRLSKFYQYFNEDMQQQIIKETFQLVSKRDDNVCNFLEGGSLIGGSDYKLIYRHYATLYFVFCVDSSESELGILDLIQVFVETLDKCFENVCELDLIFHADAAHQVLDELVMGGMVLQTNMADILCRLQEQNKMQKAEAGISAAPARAVSAVKSMNLPQQLRDMRLPDLPQAIKDLKF